Proteins encoded together in one Micromonospora auratinigra window:
- a CDS encoding C39 family peptidase, whose product MKHTLKRQVRRLVTERPYRIIAGSAAALVLAGGTGAALAATGDEPAAPERTTAVAELAPRLDAASRSQARIAVPAAPSASPTPSPSASTKTKAAPADPDLTRKAKPKPPSSKVLSYDYEAQTAYWNCGPAAVRNALSASGVETTQDAMVAPLNAGENGTNSAEDTTRGLNQMVKGSPWRTHMIPGAPTRAQIDQLQADVVKAVNDRRGVVANIAGDAVDTDGGYHSFPGGHYIAVVGYKNDGRTVRIADSADASLPAYWISTIDLANWMATRGYSA is encoded by the coding sequence GTGAAGCACACCCTCAAGCGTCAGGTGCGGCGACTCGTGACCGAGCGCCCGTACCGCATCATCGCCGGCTCGGCCGCCGCGCTCGTGCTGGCCGGCGGCACCGGTGCCGCGCTGGCCGCCACCGGCGACGAGCCGGCCGCCCCGGAGCGGACCACCGCCGTCGCCGAGCTGGCCCCCCGCCTCGACGCGGCCAGCCGCTCGCAGGCCCGGATCGCCGTCCCGGCCGCCCCGAGCGCCTCCCCGACCCCCTCGCCGAGCGCGTCGACGAAGACGAAGGCCGCCCCGGCCGACCCGGACCTGACCAGGAAGGCGAAGCCGAAGCCGCCCTCCTCGAAGGTCCTCTCGTACGACTACGAGGCCCAGACCGCCTACTGGAACTGCGGTCCGGCGGCGGTGCGCAACGCGCTCAGCGCCAGCGGGGTCGAGACCACCCAGGACGCGATGGTCGCCCCGCTGAACGCCGGCGAGAACGGCACCAACTCGGCCGAGGACACCACCCGTGGGCTCAACCAGATGGTCAAGGGCAGCCCGTGGCGTACCCACATGATCCCCGGTGCGCCCACCCGCGCCCAGATCGACCAGCTCCAGGCCGACGTGGTGAAGGCCGTCAACGACCGCCGGGGCGTCGTCGCCAACATCGCCGGTGACGCGGTGGACACCGACGGCGGTTACCACTCCTTCCCGGGCGGCCACTACATCGCGGTGGTCGGCTACAAGAACGACGGTCGCACCGTGCGGATCGCCGACTCGGCCGACGCGTCGCTGCCGGCGTACTGGATCAGCACGATCGACCTGGCGAACTGGATGGCCACCCGCGGCTACTCCGCCTGA
- a CDS encoding response regulator transcription factor: MRVLIVEDEPYLAEAVRDGLRLEAIAADIAGDGESALELLSVNSYDLAVLDRDIPGPSGDEVARWIVASGSGIPILMLTAADRIDDKASGFEIGADDYLTKPFALRELVLRLRALDRRRGYARPPVHAIAGLRLDPFRREVFRDGRHVALTRKQFAVLEVLVTAEGGVVSAEELLERAWDQHADPFTNAVRITVSALRKRLGEPWVIATVPGVGYRIDTGPDGGNRG; the protein is encoded by the coding sequence ATGCGCGTGCTGATCGTGGAGGACGAGCCGTACCTGGCCGAAGCCGTCCGGGACGGTCTGCGGCTGGAGGCGATCGCCGCCGACATCGCCGGCGACGGCGAGTCCGCCCTGGAACTGCTGAGCGTCAACTCCTACGACCTCGCGGTCCTCGATCGCGACATCCCCGGCCCGTCCGGCGACGAGGTCGCCCGGTGGATCGTCGCGTCCGGCAGCGGCATCCCGATCCTGATGCTCACCGCCGCCGACCGGATCGACGACAAGGCCTCCGGGTTCGAGATCGGCGCCGACGACTACCTCACCAAACCGTTCGCGCTGCGCGAGCTCGTCCTGCGGCTGAGGGCGCTCGACCGCAGACGCGGGTACGCCCGTCCCCCGGTGCACGCGATCGCGGGCCTACGGCTCGACCCGTTCCGCCGGGAGGTCTTCCGCGACGGACGCCACGTCGCGCTCACCCGCAAGCAGTTCGCGGTGCTGGAGGTCCTCGTCACCGCCGAGGGCGGGGTGGTCAGCGCCGAGGAACTGCTGGAACGGGCCTGGGACCAGCACGCCGACCCCTTCACCAACGCGGTGCGCATCACCGTCTCCGCCCTGCGCAAGCGGCTCGGCGAACCCTGGGTCATCGCGACGGTGCCCGGCGTCGGCTACCGCATCGACACCGGCCCGGACGGCGGGAACCGTGGATAG
- a CDS encoding alpha/beta fold hydrolase — protein sequence MGDATGTRHLLLLHGMGATGEVWLPCAPLLERHWAGRWLAPDLAGHGWTPPLPTYTFDGLARRVLEGLGPVAGRLGPGDRFVLLGHSLGGVVALALAARTRGLPVAAVVGLGIKAVWTPAELARARDLADRPVTWFTSRDEAARRYLRVSGLAGLFAPDHPVVDAGLRREDGRWRLAMDPAAFAVGAPPLATLLAGTDVPVLLARGEEDPMVSDAQLKEWGVPVATLPGLGHNAHVEDPEAVLALLDPYR from the coding sequence ATGGGCGACGCGACGGGTACCCGCCACCTGCTGCTCCTGCACGGGATGGGCGCCACCGGCGAGGTGTGGCTGCCGTGCGCGCCGCTGCTGGAGCGGCACTGGGCGGGCCGGTGGCTCGCCCCGGACCTGGCCGGTCACGGCTGGACGCCCCCGCTGCCCACGTACACCTTCGACGGGCTGGCTCGGCGGGTGCTGGAGGGCCTCGGGCCGGTGGCCGGGCGGCTCGGCCCCGGTGACCGGTTCGTTCTGCTCGGCCACTCCCTCGGCGGCGTGGTGGCGCTGGCGCTGGCGGCACGCACCCGGGGCCTGCCGGTGGCCGCGGTGGTCGGGCTCGGCATCAAGGCCGTCTGGACCCCGGCCGAGCTGGCCAGGGCCCGGGACCTGGCCGACCGGCCGGTGACCTGGTTCACCAGCCGGGACGAGGCGGCCCGCCGCTACCTGCGGGTCTCCGGACTGGCCGGACTGTTCGCGCCCGACCATCCGGTGGTGGACGCCGGCCTGCGCCGCGAGGACGGCCGCTGGCGGCTGGCGATGGACCCGGCCGCGTTCGCGGTGGGGGCGCCGCCGCTGGCCACCCTGCTCGCCGGCACCGACGTGCCGGTGCTGCTGGCCCGGGGCGAGGAGGACCCGATGGTCTCCGACGCGCAGCTCAAGGAGTGGGGCGTCCCGGTCGCCACGCTGCCCGGCCTCGGCCACAACGCGCACGTCGAGGACCCCGAGGCGGTGCTCGCCCTCCTCGACCCGTACCGGTGA
- a CDS encoding sensor histidine kinase translates to MLAGGLLLGTVWVFLLRYVPEVIDSPELPAPGRFRPPVPATFVPNRSDLLRAFGPRAAAVLVLLLIFGLLGGWILAGRMLAPLNRITHAVRVTADGSLSHRIRLEGRADEFRQLSDAFDSMLGQLEANIAEQQRFAANASHELRTPLAISRALLDVARTDPGHDPGELLDRLSAVNERAIDLTQALLLLSRGERGNFTRASVDLSLLAEEAAETLLPLAEGRRITLDVTGGTALTSGSAELLLRMVTNLVQNAIVHNLPAGGTVTVHAEAHGGTSVLRVENTGRRLPPELVPTLTEPFRRGTDRVRADEHAGAGLGLAIVHSIVRAHDGTLDLVPGPAGGLLVTVRLPGTP, encoded by the coding sequence ATGCTGGCCGGCGGCCTGCTCCTCGGCACCGTCTGGGTGTTCCTGCTGCGGTACGTGCCCGAGGTGATCGACAGCCCCGAGCTGCCCGCACCCGGCCGATTCCGGCCCCCCGTCCCCGCGACGTTCGTGCCGAACCGCTCCGACCTGCTCCGCGCCTTCGGTCCGCGAGCCGCCGCGGTGCTGGTCCTCCTGCTGATCTTCGGCCTGCTGGGCGGATGGATCCTCGCCGGCCGGATGCTCGCGCCGCTGAACCGCATCACCCACGCCGTACGGGTGACCGCGGACGGGTCACTCTCCCACCGGATCCGGTTGGAGGGCCGGGCGGACGAGTTCCGGCAGCTCTCCGACGCGTTCGACTCGATGCTCGGGCAACTCGAGGCGAACATCGCCGAGCAGCAGCGGTTCGCGGCCAACGCGTCCCACGAGTTGCGCACCCCCCTGGCGATCTCGCGGGCGCTGCTCGACGTGGCCCGCACCGATCCGGGCCACGACCCCGGCGAACTCCTCGACCGCCTGTCCGCCGTCAACGAGCGGGCGATCGACCTCACCCAGGCCCTGCTGCTGCTCAGTCGCGGTGAACGCGGGAACTTCACCCGCGCGAGCGTCGACCTGTCGCTGCTGGCGGAGGAGGCCGCCGAGACCCTGCTGCCGCTCGCCGAAGGACGCCGGATCACGCTGGACGTCACCGGTGGGACGGCCCTGACCAGCGGCTCCGCCGAACTCCTGCTGCGGATGGTGACGAACCTCGTCCAGAACGCGATCGTCCACAACCTGCCTGCCGGCGGCACCGTGACCGTCCACGCCGAGGCGCACGGCGGCACGAGCGTGCTGCGGGTCGAGAACACGGGGCGCCGGCTCCCACCGGAACTGGTGCCGACCCTCACCGAACCCTTCCGGCGCGGGACGGACCGGGTACGCGCCGACGAGCACGCCGGTGCCGGACTCGGACTGGCCATCGTGCACAGCATCGTCCGCGCCCACGACGGGACCCTCGACCTCGTCCCGGGACCCGCCGGCGGTCTCCTGGTCACGGTCCGGCTGCCGGGTACGCCCTAG